TAAAGTATTTCTAGCTCTAatactgactacgtttacatggacagcagtaatctaattattgacctcattctgaataagacaatattgtgattaaggtggttacatgagtcgcttttagaatattcctttcatgttcccgttgtacatgttatagaacatagatcgattaacagcacacgtcattacgtccccacgccgtccgacgtccctccagaatttcacgtatcaacatacagttcgtcttcgttatggtaccgtatacagttttgggtgtttttatttaaaatttttacgaacggttcaagtgtggttaattatttgtcatgctgtacgtgcaaatagacgactgcttgaagctatgggctgcgtccaaaaccatgaccttacctactgtatagtaaccgagatacatgtatttcgtctATTATAGGTCTATAGTAGGCaaggtttgggacgcagccgtgctctctttttttgccataaaacggttgagcactgccgtttGTGTaagtgtcctgtcgcaaaatgcggtgagaACTCCCACaggacgttaatagtgtgattaaggtgtgtacatgtctgtaatgcacgtcgataatgcgactaaaacgtgagtactccacatgtcttaattccatttgtgtttacttcgagtatgaccttaatcggattaaggtaattaaaaattgctgtttacatgctagtttcttaatcagagtattgtcttaatcgggttaatattggatgaTTGTtatccatgtaaacgcactgactgactCTCAATATTGCCATTCAATGTCTCTGcctaatttctttctttaagtCTTCTGTTCACATGTTTATTTTAACTGAGGACTGTTGAAAAATCACAAACCGCTtctttaaccctcttacccctaagttcccatagtattatgtcccacaaccctatagtccccatagaaacagcacgccaaccctgagttcctggaccaaaattggccccaaaatcaccattttaattttaacatttttaggccttgaaataactgataataatgtatttgtgtaatatttctttgaaaatgaagcagttcagtgtttttactaaacttagagcacaattcttaactagagaaattacgaaaaatgctcgctaaaatccttctactcatttagaagtaccatacgagcatcagcgtggtcaatgcctttgaataaattcaagtaaataataattaaataaatgcatttcagcaccaaaagtcaagtttctggtgataatcagaccggcaggtagtgttttcacgaatgcacagaaatggtcccgttatgactctAAACCCCTGCAGTGTcggtcgcactggttgatgctgaagacggatcagggtctgaatcaggagagtttgcgtcggtttcggtttcaacatcgcctgaactttcactgctgttactatctagaatcctcgctctcgcctgtgtaactgtgtacattttctctttttttcactgttttagatgtacctgtgttcactgtaggtgtaactttcagctggaacacgattagcttttcgcattggcatttttagttcacttctactattacaccaatattcacgcttggatcagcttcatcgtaatgacggcgtaataacgtaatcacgtcgtgacgtcatcaaccttccgggtcaaaaaataataattaaataagtaaggaatcatagcagagtaatgctgGTAataccggccttacggggataacgtttacactgtaaagccgctatatcggccttacgggaatagatcaaagacgggcaagccggtttttcggccatacggggtaagagggttaaaacTACACAGACTCTTAGAAGAAAGCAACCATCTCAGAGAGCTGTGCATGATGGTGCAGGATGCCCTCTACATcgcaatatttaatattatttaggGATTAAAAGTCATCTTACTGGTTTACTAGAGGGAGATCTAAGAAAAATACGTTGCTGACATTTGTGCTGTTAGATTTTTAGTATTTATTATCAAATACCTGATGGCCTtgagtgttcttttttttttttcttcactttgcAACAACATAAAACTTCTGTCTCATGTGTTTAAGATCTACACAGATTTCGATGAAATCAGGCAAGAAATTGAAGCTGAAACAGAAAGAATTTCTGGCACCAACAAGGTATGTATGTTCCTGTCGGAAAGTAATAAAAACTTGTACACGGCTTTATAATTGTATTATCCGTGGTGTGCTGATGTACTTTATCTTATTGTGTATATCAGGGCATCAGCAATGAGCCGATCCACTTAAAGATCTTCTCTCCTCATGTGGTGAACCTCACGTTGGTGGATCTGCCTGGTATCACAAAGGTGATTCTGTCTTTCAGCACATGGTCATATCCTGATCATCAAGCTTTTCAAATGACCCGTGGTTTGCTGTGTGTTTATTCGCAGGTTCCTGTTGGTGATCAGCCCAAAGACATAGAGGTCCAAATCCGTGAGCTTATTCTGCATTACATCGGCAACCCAAACTGCATTATATTAGCCGTTACAGCCGCCAACACGGACATGGCCACGTCCGAGGCCCTCAAAGTGGCTCGTGAGGTCGACCCCGATGGTCAGTCTGTTAGTCAAacactgacctttttttttgtgtgtgtgtggatctgtTTCAGCCAATGCATTTTTCACTAATTACTCTGCAGTATAGAATTTGGAGCTGTTTTCTAAAGCGGCATCTCACTGTCATGCACTGTTTTCTGTTATTGTCAGGCCGAAGGACACTGGCTGTGGTGACGAAACTGGATCTGATGGATGCTGGCACAGACGCCATGGACGTACTCATGGGCAGAGTCATTCCTGTTAAACTGGGACTCATAGGAGTTGTCAATAGGTGATCAAAGAATAACAAAGCCTTCTATTATTTCAAGAACATGATGTATTAGTTATACGTAATACACCACATTCTTTGTATCtccctgtgtgtttatttctgtccTGATTTAAACCAGGAGTCAGCTTGATATCAACAACAAGAAATCAGTGACTGATGCTATCCGTGACGAGTATGCCTTCCTCCAGAAGAAGTATCCTTCCTTAGCTAGCAGAAACGGAACCAAATACCTGGCCAGAACGTTGAATAGGTACAATTCTTTAAAGGACATCATTACaattccatttaaaggtgcagtctgtgTTTCTAGGCCCAGAATAATTATCTCATTTTGAAAATATGTACCGGCTCCGCGCACAACCACTCAGCTCTGCCTTTTATACATGACAAGACGATCTCTTGGTAGAAAAAAGTgcaagttttttctttttttaataaaagcaataataatacaGGACACATGAAATGTTCCTCAGATTTAACTGTCAGACTGAACCCCAAACAACATACcttctttgtgtatgtgtgtatatatatatatatatatatatatatatatatatatatatatatacacacacacatatatatacacacagtacttaaaacttaaagggtcatgaaacactgaactacattttctgagattttaacagaggtgtttctgtcgcacatcataaaagacagtGATGTTAGCATCCATTCATTGTACGAGAAAACTAGTTAATTTTGAGATTTTTGCTCGTCTTCCGGGTTTAAAATTGACATCGTGTGGACGTCACATGCAGTGACATGGGAATGTACTATAGCACTTCGATGACGCGTCTGTgtttcataattattcatgagactGCGTGTTCTGGtcctatgagaagatgctgtctcttaattattcatgacagcacgtGATGCTTTCCTATGACAGACGCTTTCCCCTGCCTTCCCCTGCCACACCCACTCCACTCCCTTCTTCTCACAGCCATCCACGCCcatttaagttgcatttttcaaaaggattgagaggtagacttgagctgaaaggGCGCGGTTTCATGACCATTTAAGCAGGAATTATGACTCACAGATGAACCTTTGGTACACGTTTTGGCTCAGCTGAACGCACCGAAGGTATAGAGGTGGTGCCCTTTGTGAGGATGTTTCTTTGTTGCTATGGTGATTGGATCATTTGGTGTATTGTTGAAGCATTCTTAGATGTGGGCTTTCTATATCACATCAGGTCTCTGGGTCTTTTACCCTGGGAGCATGTACGTGTGGTGAAGTGTGGAAGCTCCTCTTGAAAATGTGGTCTGGCCCTCGCTGCCACTGAGCTATAATTCAGTTCACATCATGCGTGGAAGTGATCACTCCCAGCACTGTACACAGGGTAACATGATTggttcaacttgtcacattacaaGTTTCGTGATGACTGGGAAAGGGTATTCCTGCATGATGACATGGTATTCATCCAAAAAGTGTTTATATGCGTTTACATGTGTCCACatgtggttaagatgttggccaagctgccattgctgggcccttgagtaaggcccttaaccctcaactagAGGTCAATCGATTGTGGATTTTAGCAATACCGATAACTTAATTGGGCAGAAcctgctgataaccgattaatcaaccgatactttttaaaattgatactgaatgaaaacacaagACTCAAAGTAagatattgctgaactttattacaaaaataaacagtactgactgtaccataaaactgtactgtacttttttaaaaaattaaataaatattaatatatatatatattaacttttaataaatgttaaagtaaataaaatatatacatccaaactgaaccaaaaaataacgctccaaaataacaaaaattagAAAGATccaaaatggggaaaaaaaccccacttcaaataacacaacaaaatttcagtgagtttttattttgcctctagagggtgctctcgtactgtataataaggatgcccttctcagccgctcctgcAATGGATGCAACCgtgaaaaactatcggtgtgggtTTTTGCCGATAACCAGTAGTTCCAACAATCGGTTATTGGTGCTGATTAATCAGCAAAACTGATCAATCGGATGAGCTCTACCCTCAACTGcttagttgtataaatgagataaatgtaatcgctctggataagggcatctgccaaatgctgtaaatgttgtTCTGTGCAGCTTAAATGTTGGTACCAAaggaaaatgattttaaaaacaaagcaaacagaTGAACCTAGCGCCTACCATTTTGGAAATCCGCATCCACGGTTCAGAAGGAATTCTCCTCCCCGAACGAGCCCAGAATCAGTCATGGGTGCGTACTCGTATTCAGTATTTAGGCCAAGTGTGAACACACACTCGGGTAAACTAATTTCTTAAAAGGCAACTCACAAAGCACGCATATATTCAACACAGGAGTTGGGGTCATTTTAGGGAAATGAAGTCTTATGCATACATTTTGTCTCTCTGCCAGAGAGTGCTAAACTGacaaactgcaccttttaaTTTGTGTCcttgtttattttacagaattTCTCGTTCTTTATAACGGGTCAGCTTTCTCCACTTGGCTCTTTTTAATGCAAATAAGTGTGCTTTCACCCTCACCATGTTAAACATCTCGTCTGTCTCAGGTTGCTGATGCACCATATTCGGGATTGCCTGCCAGAGCTGAAGACGCGTATCAACGTCCTTGCCGCTCAGTACCAGTCTCTGCTCAGCAGCTATGGGGAGCCCGTGGAGGACAAGAACGCCACCCTGCTGCAACTCATCACCAAGTTCGCCGCAGAGTACTGCAACACTATCGAGGGAACAGCCAAATACATCGAGACTGCTGAACTGTGTGTATTTTTCTAAATAAGCTGGTAGGGTGAACTTGATTcagtgaagaaataaaatagaacGAGCTCTCTTTGTTGCTTCAAAACATACTCTGCTGAACTTCTCCATCCGGCTTTCCTTGTCTTCACCCCGAGACTTTATCTACAGTGACATTTTCTACATTGCTTAGTTATTCCTGCAGTTAAGCAGTCCTGCTGCTAAGCACATGTTAATCCATTGCTTCTGTTTCAGGTGTGGTGGTGCCAGGATTTGCTATATTTTCCACGAAACGTTTGGGAGGACGCTGGAGTCGGTCGATCCTCTTGGTGGACTTACGACCATAGATGTGCTCACAGCCATCAGAAACGCCACGGTGATTTTCCAGATCTCAATTAAAAACACGGTTACCTCTTAAAACTCTTGTTCTAAGGTGAagtttggctgttttttttttttaatgtattctaGACGTATCAACGATACCTTCTTGAGAAACTAATTTGCAACATTGACATGAAATTTCCTAGAAGGCATTAATGCATTTTccattgtattcatactacagtAAAGCACAGAAGCTGTATAGACCCTGGCCTACTGTTGGATCAGATAGCTTTATGCAAAGGTTGCTGGGTAGTGTAGCCTGCTTTTGAAGATATCGTGAGGACAGCAGGGTGATGTagcgcttgtgtgtgtgcagggtccACGTCCTGCTCTGTTTGTGCCCGAGGTGTCGTTTGAGCTGCTGGTGAAGAGACAGGTGAAGCGTTTGGAGGAGCCCAGCTTGCGTTGTGTGGAACTCGTACATGAAGAAATGCAGCGAATCATCCAGCACTGCAGTAATTACAGCACCCAGGTTtgttatctttctctctctctctttctttttaatctGGGGCCCTTCTGCAAACCCCTCTCTTTCAAAAACCAGCTAGTTGGAACAGAACACATCTGTCATTTAGCACTTGTCTTTCTATAAACTTCTGCATGAATGAACACATTGCAATACTTGAAAAAGAGACCGTTGTTCTCAGGAGTTGCTGCGCTTTCCGAAGCTCCACGATGCCATAGTAGAAGTAGTCACGTCTCTCCTGAGGAAAAGACTTCCCGTCACTAATGAGATGGTGCGACTCTCTCTTGTTCTTTAATTCTGTCACTCTACAAAGGCTGGACGTGTCACTTCAGAATGTCATTCTGTTGCAGGTTCACAACTTGGTAGCTATCGAGTTGGCGTACATCAACACCAAACATCCAGACTTTGCAGATGCctgtggactcatgaacaacaaCATAGAGGTtggatccttttttttttcttctgcttctgCACTTTTCTATTTTGACTATATTGTACCAAAAAAAATAGACCATATAATTTTCGTGAAAATATTCTGACCATATATCGTATCTAAAGCCTTATTCGAGCTGGATTAGCTGGATGTGTAATTTAAGTGCCTACAGATGACCTCCATGATTGTAATTCAGTAGGAATCTGTAAAATGTCGTTTTCACCAGTCTGAAAATGAATCGTTCTGGGGCGAAATACTGTTTGTGTTTCACCGAAGCACAGAGCACCTACATATTAATAATAGCTCTGTTtgaatcatccatccattttctatattgcttatccttgctgggtcacggggaacctggaatcTCTCCAAGGGGGCATGGGGCAAAAGGTGGGGTACACatctattgcagggcacaatcacatacacattcacagaccCACTCATAccctatggacactttggacatgcctatcagcctaccatgcatgtctttggactgagggaggaaacccctgttTGAATCAAGCGCACAAAAATCTATTAACTAAACCTGGTAATGACCATGGCTGCACACTATGTTGGTGTTATTTGGTGACCATACAGCCACAGCCCTGATCTAAGAATTACATAGATTTTCAGATCCAAACTTGTTAGTCTGATCTCTTGGAGAAGAAATCTTACAAGCCATGTTACCAAAAAGTTTGTTCTGCTGTAATCCGTGCAGGAGCAGAGGCGTAACAGAATGAGAGACCTCCCCCAGGCTGTACCTCGAGACAAGGTAGTGTATTGAAATCTGGATCTTTTCTCACATTCACTGACACATATATTTCATTTTCCTTATGCTATTTCTAAGCTTTGTGCACTGAAAGAAGCAACATGTGGCTATTTCTCTTCTAGAAAGGCCTGATTCTTATTAGTTGTCTAGCGAGCAGTCTTCatcttgctttctctctgtaGACTCTGAAGGGTCCCGGTGGCCAGTCTCTGCCCCCCAGTGATCAGACCTTAACTGAGGGCGATGTCGCTAAGGTGTGTGTCGCGCACGATAGTTGTGTGCGCATGGCATGGCTTTAATACCCCAATACTGAGCTGTTTGTGGAACACGTCTGACGCACATGACCTCTGACTCGTGAGCTTGTTTCTTGGAAAGAGATTCTGGTTAGAGTATCTTCTTGCTGTGATTATAAGGGAATGCTTGTGTTCGAGTGTGTTCTCTTCAGGTAGATGATGATGAGTTTTTGCATGCTGATTGTTTCTATAGGTGAGTTCTTCGAGTCTCAAATCCCAGTGAGCAGCAAGCCACACTAAGATACAGAGTTGCTTtatattctgttttgttttataatcttgttttttttttttttttttttttttaaaacaagggCAGAAAATGTGAAAGGTCATGTCAGTCAGAGCTGTAAACACAGCAGTGTATGTCTTTGAGACCAAAGACTTCTGTGtttacagtgtatatatttcatttagGTTGCTTCCAACAGCTGCTGATGTCATGTAGGACTGTTGGCACCGTCATAAATGTCTTTCTTGTTGTATGTCTTGGACGTATTGACCTGACATTTTAATTGAAGGTCCACAGTGCTTCACAGTCTAATGCTCAAGAGTTATGGAAAATGTGTGCTTTTTTGCTCTATTTATCCTGTGTTTTATGAATGGGTTCATTTGTCCCTAATTTCTCAATctagggattaataaagtattatcttatcttatctggAGGCCCTCAGGTAGCCACTCTCAAAGTATCCATGCCcccaaataaagaaaataaataaatatatatatatatatatatatatatatatatatatatatatatatatatatatatatatatatatatgtatatgtgtgtgtgtatatgtatatataaaattagtaTATATCTAAGTTTAGAagcacaaattttttttattaccccccacattttagaataataataaagtcattaaaTCTCTTGATTAACAcgaatggaactatgggaattatttagtattttagcatcttcagtgtagacaccctttttgtaGAAATGTATGGGcgttttctcaaccgatttcttgaggaatccccctgagatgctttttaaacagtattaaagaaGTTCACACCTACTGTATGCTGCtaaagtcatccatttaaaaaaaaaacaaaaaattagtttgcaaataaaatgtgagatttctaatgaaagaaatgaatacgtcggcacaattatattttttgtctacaacaccgatttcaatcatttaatcatacaccttcagatgaaaaggtttttaagatcatgagaaacatttcagtcaagtgccAGAATGTTGTAGGCTATGTGTACATTAATCCGGATGAATTTGAAAAACAGCTTTTTCTCTAGGTTTTTGGCCTGCCGTTCACTCTAAGGTGTTTTTGTCCAGCTAAAATGCTCTACCAAGTGGATACATTTGAAAACACCGTTTTCACATTGTAGCGTGAACTGAGAAAATGGAGATATTAAAAAAACGATGAgttatttttagtcatgtgacgTGGTCGTGTGACCCATGACGATGTTCTGCAGTTGTTGTGCCTACTGTCCAGTTAGACAACTTTGTTAAAGATGAATGTCACTTTGCACAACCTTCAGTTTGCGTTTTTAAGTAAATGCCTGATGGAAATAACACAGGTTAAAGTTACGCTTTTACGCACACGCAGTATAGGGATGTAAGCGTTTTTAGACGTTTTGGTGCGGACGAGCAAATTTGGAGAACGTTTGAAAACACCAGTGTAGACTGagagcattttaaaatgaaagtgcAGTTGTGAGATCTATCCAGATTAATGTAGGCATGAATGAAACTCATCTGGAAAAGCTGATGGAAAATCATCATCTCAATGCCAATCCAGCACTGCAATACATTCCAGTATGGATGTTGTTTCTGCATGTGGCCTACAGATGAAGTAGTGCTTGAAAATGTGAAAGTTTACCCATGCATGAAGACGGTTCCCATACAGCATATTtggggttgccagattgggcaTCCGACCCAGTTTACTGTTATGCAGCtccaaaatgaaacattctaaTCAATTATCATCCCAAGACCATTGAAGTTGATTAAAATGACTTAATCAGGATGGGAATCCTGCTGATCTGGCAACAAAGGAACAGGTGTAGCTACATCTTTTTAACCACTATTAAGACTGAAGTGTTCCGTTTCGATAAGTTGTTGTATTTATGCTTCAGAAATAGAAACGTAAACATTACAAATGTTCAgcaattttttgtgtgtgttttggctgAAAACCCCAACCCGTTTCGTTTGGCCATTTTCAAAC
The window above is part of the Ictalurus punctatus breed USDA103 chromosome 8, Coco_2.0, whole genome shotgun sequence genome. Proteins encoded here:
- the dnm1l gene encoding dynamin-1-like protein isoform X1 yields the protein MEALIPVINKLQDVFNTVGADIIHLPQIAVVGTQSSGKSSVLESLVGRDLLPRGTGIVTRRPLILQLVYVDPEDRRKTSEENDPNSWKNGRLYKGVESEEWGKFLHTKHKIYTDFDEIRQEIEAETERISGTNKGISNEPIHLKIFSPHVVNLTLVDLPGITKVPVGDQPKDIEVQIRELILHYIGNPNCIILAVTAANTDMATSEALKVAREVDPDGRRTLAVVTKLDLMDAGTDAMDVLMGRVIPVKLGLIGVVNRSQLDINNKKSVTDAIRDEYAFLQKKYPSLASRNGTKYLARTLNRLLMHHIRDCLPELKTRINVLAAQYQSLLSSYGEPVEDKNATLLQLITKFAAEYCNTIEGTAKYIETAELCGGARICYIFHETFGRTLESVDPLGGLTTIDVLTAIRNATGPRPALFVPEVSFELLVKRQVKRLEEPSLRCVELVHEEMQRIIQHCSNYSTQELLRFPKLHDAIVEVVTSLLRKRLPVTNEMVHNLVAIELAYINTKHPDFADACGLMNNNIEEQRRNRMRDLPQAVPRDKTLKGPGGQSLPPSDQTLTEGDVAKGTSAQADHETGTGTWRGMLKKGEEGQSDEKPKQPGPLPASPQKGHAVNLLDVPVPVVRKLSAREQRDCEVIERLIKSYFLIVRKNIQDSVPKAVMHFLVNHVKDSLQSELVGQLYKSGLLADLLTESEDMAQRRKEAADMLQALQKASQVIAEIRETHLW
- the dnm1l gene encoding dynamin-1-like protein isoform X2 — encoded protein: MEALIPVINKLQDVFNTVGADIIHLPQIAVVGTQSSGKSSVLESLVGRDLLPRGTGIVTRRPLILQLVYVDPEDRRKTSEENGVESEEWGKFLHTKHKIYTDFDEIRQEIEAETERISGTNKGISNEPIHLKIFSPHVVNLTLVDLPGITKVPVGDQPKDIEVQIRELILHYIGNPNCIILAVTAANTDMATSEALKVAREVDPDGRRTLAVVTKLDLMDAGTDAMDVLMGRVIPVKLGLIGVVNRSQLDINNKKSVTDAIRDEYAFLQKKYPSLASRNGTKYLARTLNRLLMHHIRDCLPELKTRINVLAAQYQSLLSSYGEPVEDKNATLLQLITKFAAEYCNTIEGTAKYIETAELCGGARICYIFHETFGRTLESVDPLGGLTTIDVLTAIRNATGPRPALFVPEVSFELLVKRQVKRLEEPSLRCVELVHEEMQRIIQHCSNYSTQELLRFPKLHDAIVEVVTSLLRKRLPVTNEMVHNLVAIELAYINTKHPDFADACGLMNNNIEEQRRNRMRDLPQAVPRDKTLKGPGGQSLPPSDQTLTEGDVAKGTSAQADHETGTGTWRGMLKKGEEGQSDEKPKQPGPLPASPQKGHAVNLLDVPVPVVRKLSAREQRDCEVIERLIKSYFLIVRKNIQDSVPKAVMHFLVNHVKDSLQSELVGQLYKSGLLADLLTESEDMAQRRKEAADMLQALQKASQVIAEIRETHLW
- the dnm1l gene encoding dynamin-1-like protein isoform X3 codes for the protein MEALIPVINKLQDVFNTVGADIIHLPQIAVVGTQSSGKSSVLESLVGRDLLPRGTGIVTRRPLILQLVYVDPEDRRKTSVESEEWGKFLHTKHKIYTDFDEIRQEIEAETERISGTNKGISNEPIHLKIFSPHVVNLTLVDLPGITKVPVGDQPKDIEVQIRELILHYIGNPNCIILAVTAANTDMATSEALKVAREVDPDGRRTLAVVTKLDLMDAGTDAMDVLMGRVIPVKLGLIGVVNRSQLDINNKKSVTDAIRDEYAFLQKKYPSLASRNGTKYLARTLNRLLMHHIRDCLPELKTRINVLAAQYQSLLSSYGEPVEDKNATLLQLITKFAAEYCNTIEGTAKYIETAELCGGARICYIFHETFGRTLESVDPLGGLTTIDVLTAIRNATGPRPALFVPEVSFELLVKRQVKRLEEPSLRCVELVHEEMQRIIQHCSNYSTQELLRFPKLHDAIVEVVTSLLRKRLPVTNEMVHNLVAIELAYINTKHPDFADACGLMNNNIEEQRRNRMRDLPQAVPRDKTLKGPGGQSLPPSDQTLTEGDVAKGTSAQADHETGTGTWRGMLKKGEEGQSDEKPKQPGPLPASPQKGHAVNLLDVPVPVVRKLSAREQRDCEVIERLIKSYFLIVRKNIQDSVPKAVMHFLVNHVKDSLQSELVGQLYKSGLLADLLTESEDMAQRRKEAADMLQALQKASQVIAEIRETHLW
- the dnm1l gene encoding dynamin-1-like protein isoform X4, with product MEALIPVINKLQDVFNTVGADIIHLPQIAVVGTQSSGKSSVLESLVGRDLLPRGTGIVTRRPLILQLVYVDPEDRRKTSEENDPNSWKNGRLYKGVESEEWGKFLHTKHKIYTDFDEIRQEIEAETERISGTNKGISNEPIHLKIFSPHVVNLTLVDLPGITKVPVGDQPKDIEVQIRELILHYIGNPNCIILAVTAANTDMATSEALKVAREVDPDGRRTLAVVTKLDLMDAGTDAMDVLMGRVIPVKLGLIGVVNRSQLDINNKKSVTDAIRDEYAFLQKKYPSLASRNGTKYLARTLNRLLMHHIRDCLPELKTRINVLAAQYQSLLSSYGEPVEDKNATLLQLITKFAAEYCNTIEGTAKYIETAELCGGARICYIFHETFGRTLESVDPLGGLTTIDVLTAIRNATGPRPALFVPEVSFELLVKRQVKRLEEPSLRCVELVHEEMQRIIQHCSNYSTQELLRFPKLHDAIVEVVTSLLRKRLPVTNEMVHNLVAIELAYINTKHPDFADACGLMNNNIEEQRRNRMRDLPQAVPRDKGTSAQADHETGTGTWRGMLKKGEEGQSDEKPKQPGPLPASPQKGHAVNLLDVPVPVVRKLSAREQRDCEVIERLIKSYFLIVRKNIQDSVPKAVMHFLVNHVKDSLQSELVGQLYKSGLLADLLTESEDMAQRRKEAADMLQALQKASQVIAEIRETHLW
- the dnm1l gene encoding dynamin-1-like protein isoform X5, with the translated sequence MEALIPVINKLQDVFNTVGADIIHLPQIAVVGTQSSGKSSVLESLVGRDLLPRGTGIVTRRPLILQLVYVDPEDRRKTSEENGVESEEWGKFLHTKHKIYTDFDEIRQEIEAETERISGTNKGISNEPIHLKIFSPHVVNLTLVDLPGITKVPVGDQPKDIEVQIRELILHYIGNPNCIILAVTAANTDMATSEALKVAREVDPDGRRTLAVVTKLDLMDAGTDAMDVLMGRVIPVKLGLIGVVNRSQLDINNKKSVTDAIRDEYAFLQKKYPSLASRNGTKYLARTLNRLLMHHIRDCLPELKTRINVLAAQYQSLLSSYGEPVEDKNATLLQLITKFAAEYCNTIEGTAKYIETAELCGGARICYIFHETFGRTLESVDPLGGLTTIDVLTAIRNATGPRPALFVPEVSFELLVKRQVKRLEEPSLRCVELVHEEMQRIIQHCSNYSTQELLRFPKLHDAIVEVVTSLLRKRLPVTNEMVHNLVAIELAYINTKHPDFADACGLMNNNIEEQRRNRMRDLPQAVPRDKGTSAQADHETGTGTWRGMLKKGEEGQSDEKPKQPGPLPASPQKGHAVNLLDVPVPVVRKLSAREQRDCEVIERLIKSYFLIVRKNIQDSVPKAVMHFLVNHVKDSLQSELVGQLYKSGLLADLLTESEDMAQRRKEAADMLQALQKASQVIAEIRETHLW